In the genome of Haloferax mediterranei ATCC 33500, one region contains:
- the cysK gene encoding cysteine synthase A produces the protein MNIAGDVTELVGKTPLVRLDSFEGNILAKLESFNPTNSVKDRIGVAMLEQAEREGLIVDETTIIEPTSGNTGIGLAFTAAAKGYDLILTMPDSMSEERRRLVSALDAEIVLTPGADGMGGAITKAEELANETENAFIPHQFENLANPLIHRETTGPEIWRDTEGEVDILVSGVGTGGTITGISEYIKEEQGKQDFQSIAVEPAESAVLSGEASGSHGIQGIGAGFVPDVLRRELIDDVVPVKHEDAIEATRKLAGEEGILAGVSSGAALDAAVRVARRPGNREKMVVVVLPDTGERYLSTDLYDGI, from the coding sequence ATGAACATTGCTGGCGACGTCACAGAGTTGGTCGGGAAGACGCCACTCGTCCGTCTTGACTCATTTGAGGGGAACATCCTCGCAAAGCTCGAATCTTTCAACCCGACGAACTCCGTCAAAGACCGAATCGGCGTTGCAATGCTCGAACAGGCCGAAAGAGAGGGCCTAATCGTCGACGAAACCACTATTATCGAACCGACGAGCGGAAACACGGGCATCGGACTTGCCTTCACCGCCGCCGCAAAGGGCTACGACCTAATTCTGACGATGCCGGATTCGATGAGTGAAGAGCGTCGACGCCTCGTCAGTGCGCTCGACGCCGAAATCGTCCTCACACCCGGTGCCGACGGGATGGGTGGAGCAATCACGAAAGCGGAAGAACTGGCAAACGAGACCGAGAACGCATTTATCCCACACCAGTTCGAGAATCTCGCTAATCCGTTGATTCATCGAGAGACCACTGGTCCGGAAATCTGGCGGGACACGGAGGGCGAGGTAGATATCCTCGTTTCGGGGGTCGGAACCGGTGGAACGATAACCGGAATTTCGGAATACATCAAGGAAGAACAAGGGAAACAGGACTTTCAGTCGATTGCCGTCGAACCGGCCGAGTCGGCGGTACTTTCGGGGGAAGCGTCGGGTTCACACGGTATTCAAGGAATTGGCGCCGGATTCGTCCCCGACGTGCTTCGCCGCGAATTAATCGATGATGTGGTCCCGGTCAAGCACGAAGACGCCATCGAGGCGACCCGAAAACTCGCGGGTGAGGAAGGGATTCTGGCGGGTGTCTCTTCGGGGGCTGCACTCGACGCGGCTGTTCGTGTCGCTCGACGGCCGGGGAATCGCGAGAAGATGGTCGTCGTTGTGCTCCCGGATACGGGAGAACGATACCTCTCGACGGACCTCTACGACGGGATATAG
- a CDS encoding restriction endonuclease, whose amino-acid sequence MAILDELSGFEFEDLMEDVFRNLGYENVHQARKTADEGRDILMEEVVDGTRRGVVVECKHTGSVGRPVVQKLHSAIATYEYDGPKRGIVVTTGCFTTPAEEYATRLSQNRDPYPIELIDGTTLRDIADDIGLDLYNGRIEILCDETFRPFDPAGGADAPVREAFRDIENIDGDNLPKSHGQVDFQPILTIQAHIDAVFETSVGVIHRINQSDGFVVHANRGRPSVAESDLASVITNNFPQTVDLDEDRFATVFDDLRVNRFGQTETEYKDWAVSRLREHHTTTVTYTGDNNVTYEKTCEPKQSDISIQAITPVYVPQVRQTTQLQQYSYSYEYYAAGPSRLTLEDGIHRCVHCEKENAKTYTYCTNCGSINCRSHSKTERLEGTPVCTGCAVTERFALKTKYFYDHENLEEFRTEYAQMSVHEKAMENPLLVGGVFVTVVLLIGFILSSGLI is encoded by the coding sequence CACGGAAGACCGCTGATGAAGGGCGAGACATCCTCATGGAAGAAGTCGTCGACGGGACACGACGTGGTGTTGTCGTCGAATGTAAACACACCGGCTCTGTCGGCCGTCCTGTAGTGCAGAAACTTCACTCCGCCATTGCGACGTACGAGTACGATGGCCCAAAGCGTGGTATTGTCGTCACAACTGGGTGCTTCACGACCCCTGCAGAGGAGTACGCTACCCGTCTCAGCCAGAACAGAGACCCCTACCCAATAGAACTCATCGATGGGACTACACTCAGGGATATTGCCGACGATATCGGGCTTGACCTGTATAACGGGCGCATTGAGATTCTCTGTGACGAGACGTTCCGACCATTCGACCCTGCTGGGGGCGCTGACGCTCCTGTTCGCGAAGCGTTTCGAGATATCGAGAATATCGACGGGGATAACCTCCCGAAGTCGCATGGGCAGGTTGACTTCCAGCCGATACTTACAATCCAGGCGCACATCGACGCAGTGTTCGAGACTTCAGTTGGTGTTATTCACCGCATCAACCAGTCAGATGGATTTGTAGTGCATGCTAACCGAGGTCGACCCAGTGTTGCAGAGAGTGATCTTGCCAGCGTGATCACGAACAATTTCCCACAAACTGTCGACCTAGACGAAGACAGATTTGCGACCGTCTTCGACGACCTCCGCGTAAATCGGTTCGGTCAAACAGAAACCGAGTACAAAGACTGGGCAGTCTCACGTCTCCGCGAGCACCACACGACGACAGTAACCTACACTGGAGACAACAACGTTACCTACGAGAAGACCTGCGAACCGAAGCAATCGGACATCTCGATTCAGGCAATTACACCCGTCTACGTCCCACAAGTCCGCCAGACAACCCAACTTCAGCAGTACTCATACTCGTATGAATACTATGCGGCTGGACCGTCCCGTCTCACACTGGAAGATGGAATCCATCGCTGTGTCCACTGTGAGAAAGAGAACGCAAAAACGTACACATATTGCACGAACTGTGGAAGTATCAACTGCAGGTCACACAGTAAGACAGAACGACTCGAAGGAACACCGGTCTGTACTGGTTGCGCGGTCACTGAGCGCTTCGCCCTGAAAACAAAATACTTCTACGACCACGAGAACCTCGAGGAGTTCCGTACGGAGTACGCGCAGATGTCAGTCCACGAGAAAGCGATGGAAAACCCGCTTCTCGTTGGGGGCGTGTTCGTCACCGTAGTCCTCTTAATTGGGTTCATCCTCTCTTCAGGGCTTATATGA